A portion of the Streptomyces erythrochromogenes genome contains these proteins:
- a CDS encoding GNAT family N-acetyltransferase yields the protein MTNPMIDSTLSELERYYDTVPRVGGARAEDFGPLTLFVQEGAGWPYYARPALGGSDATAADVERVLARQRELGVPEAFEWVAETSPALRAAVEEAGLHVHAHPLMVLEAAEELPPHPEVRLLDAEDPLLAAALTVPALAFAEPGTAVGEAGPAELSAALADPSVEARRASVSAKLAAGTSGMAAAVRDGVVLCSGMFNPVADVAEVVGVGTLPSARRQGLALGVTAALVAQARAQGARTVFLSAGDEDVARIYGRAGFHRVGTALIAEPPAAGE from the coding sequence ATGACCAATCCCATGATCGATTCGACGCTGTCCGAGCTGGAGCGGTACTACGACACGGTGCCGCGGGTGGGCGGCGCCCGGGCCGAGGACTTCGGGCCCCTGACCCTGTTCGTCCAGGAGGGCGCGGGCTGGCCGTACTACGCGCGCCCCGCGCTCGGCGGCTCCGACGCGACCGCCGCCGACGTGGAGCGGGTGCTCGCCCGCCAGCGCGAGCTCGGCGTGCCCGAGGCCTTCGAGTGGGTCGCCGAGACCAGCCCCGCGCTGCGCGCCGCGGTGGAGGAGGCGGGCCTCCACGTCCACGCGCACCCGCTGATGGTGCTGGAGGCCGCAGAGGAGCTGCCCCCGCACCCGGAGGTACGGCTGCTCGACGCCGAGGACCCCCTGCTGGCCGCCGCGCTGACGGTCCCGGCGCTGGCCTTCGCCGAACCGGGGACCGCGGTGGGCGAGGCCGGGCCGGCGGAACTGTCCGCCGCGCTGGCGGACCCGTCGGTGGAGGCCCGCCGGGCGAGCGTCTCGGCGAAGCTCGCGGCGGGCACCTCGGGCATGGCCGCGGCCGTCCGCGACGGCGTGGTGCTGTGCTCGGGCATGTTCAACCCGGTCGCGGACGTCGCCGAGGTCGTGGGCGTCGGCACCCTCCCGTCCGCCCGCCGCCAGGGCCTGGCCCTCGGGGTCACCGCGGCCCTCGTCGCGCAGGCCCGCGCACAGGGCGCGCGTACGGTCTTCCTCTCGGCGGGCGACGAAGACGTGGCCCGGATCTACGGCCGCGCCGGCTTCCACCGGGTGGGCACGGCCCTGATCGCGGAGCCGCCGGCGGCCGGCGAGTAA
- a CDS encoding cytidine deaminase produces MTESTGIDPEDSKIITLARSARARNGVPEGAAVRDETGRTYVAGTVELDSLKLSALQAAVAMAVASGARSLEAAAVVSAADAPAEADRAAVRDLGGPDTPVLLAAPDGSLKSTTPAGQ; encoded by the coding sequence ATGACGGAGAGCACCGGGATCGACCCCGAGGACAGCAAGATCATCACGCTGGCGCGCAGCGCCCGTGCCCGCAACGGGGTGCCCGAGGGGGCGGCGGTGCGGGACGAGACGGGCCGGACGTACGTCGCGGGGACGGTGGAGCTCGACTCCCTGAAGCTGAGCGCGCTGCAGGCCGCGGTCGCGATGGCCGTGGCCAGCGGGGCCCGGTCGCTGGAGGCCGCCGCCGTCGTGAGCGCGGCCGACGCCCCGGCCGAGGCCGACCGCGCGGCCGTCCGCGACCTCGGCGGCCCGGACACCCCGGTCCTCCTGGCCGCCCCGGACGGCTCCCTGAAGTCCACGACCCCGGCGGGCCAGTAG
- a CDS encoding protealysin inhibitor emfourin: protein MRILVVRTGGFAGIERRAEVDTSGLPDEDEWRALAQLALRPGPPGDPADRVRDGFSYRITVDGRTVSCAEPRLSEAQRALISRVLKEGA from the coding sequence ATGCGGATCCTGGTGGTACGGACGGGCGGCTTCGCGGGCATCGAGCGACGGGCCGAGGTGGACACCTCGGGCCTGCCGGACGAGGACGAGTGGCGGGCCCTGGCCCAGCTCGCGCTGCGGCCCGGTCCGCCGGGCGACCCGGCGGACCGGGTGCGGGACGGCTTCTCGTACCGGATCACGGTGGACGGGCGGACGGTCTCCTGCGCCGAGCCGCGCCTGTCGGAGGCCCAACGGGCCCTGATCTCCCGCGTCCTGAAAGAAGGTGCCTGA
- a CDS encoding GlxA family transcriptional regulator, with amino-acid sequence MEPAPHRVVVLALPGLLPFELGIPHRIFGRAKDRAGRPLYEILTCGLAPGPVPTDADFAIQVAQGPELLATADTVVVPASYELGPVHEEGRLGDELAAALAHIRPGTRLVSICTGGYVLAAAGYLDGRRATTHWASAEHFQRLFPAVKVDPDVLYTDDGDVLTSAGVAAGIDLCLHIVRRDHGAAVANEAARRTVVPPHREGGQAQFVDRPVPEPQLATTTAARAWVLDRLHEPLRLTDMARQEAMSVRTFTRRFREEAGISPGQWITGRRVERARRLLEQTELSMEQVARESGFGTAQSLRKHVQAALGVSPTAYRRTFRATGGGGATLPSPDGPSVAAGPVH; translated from the coding sequence ATGGAACCTGCGCCGCACCGCGTCGTCGTCCTGGCCCTCCCGGGGCTGCTGCCCTTCGAGCTGGGCATCCCCCACAGGATCTTCGGCCGCGCCAAGGACAGGGCCGGGCGGCCGCTGTACGAGATCCTCACGTGCGGTCTGGCCCCCGGCCCGGTTCCCACGGACGCCGACTTCGCCATCCAGGTCGCTCAGGGCCCCGAGCTGCTCGCCACCGCCGACACGGTGGTCGTGCCTGCCTCGTACGAGCTGGGGCCGGTCCACGAGGAGGGCAGGCTGGGCGACGAGCTCGCCGCGGCCCTCGCGCACATCCGGCCCGGCACCCGGCTCGTCTCCATCTGTACGGGCGGCTACGTGCTGGCCGCCGCCGGCTACCTGGACGGCCGGCGGGCCACCACCCACTGGGCCTCCGCCGAGCACTTCCAACGGCTCTTCCCCGCCGTGAAGGTGGACCCCGACGTGCTCTACACCGACGACGGGGACGTGCTGACCTCGGCGGGCGTCGCCGCCGGGATCGACCTGTGCCTGCACATCGTGCGCCGCGACCACGGTGCGGCCGTCGCGAACGAGGCCGCCCGGCGGACCGTCGTACCGCCCCACCGCGAGGGCGGGCAGGCGCAGTTCGTCGACCGCCCGGTGCCGGAGCCGCAGCTCGCCACCACCACGGCGGCCCGCGCCTGGGTGCTGGACCGGCTGCACGAGCCGCTCCGGCTCACCGACATGGCCCGGCAGGAGGCCATGTCGGTACGGACCTTCACGCGCCGCTTCCGCGAGGAGGCGGGCATCAGCCCGGGCCAGTGGATCACCGGCCGGCGGGTGGAGCGGGCGCGGCGGCTGCTGGAGCAGACGGAGCTGTCGATGGAACAGGTCGCACGGGAGAGCGGCTTCGGGACGGCCCAGTCCCTGCGCAAGCACGTGCAGGCGGCACTGGGGGTGAGCCCGACGGCCTACCGGCGTACGTTCCGGGCCACGGGGGGAGGCGGTGCCACGCTCCCATCTCCTGATGGACCATCAGTTGCTGCCGGGCCCGTGCATTGA
- a CDS encoding PhoH family protein, translated as MTQTSTAHIPAPGQARAHFTVPATHPMVTVLGSGDALLRVIEKAFPKADIHVRGNQVSAIGEAAEVALIQRLFDEMMLVLRTGQPMTEDAVERSIAMLKASANGNGDGPETPAEVLTQNILSSRGRTIRPKTLNQKRYVDAIDKNTIVFGIGPAGTGKTYLAMAKAVQALQSKQVSRIILTRPAVEAGERLGFLPGTLFDKIDPYLRPLYDALHDMLDPDSIPRLMAAGTIEVAPLAYMRGRTLNDAFVVLDEAQNTTTEQMKMFLTRLGFDSKIVITGDITQIDLPGGARSGLRQVQEILDGVPDIHFSRLTSEDVVRHKLVGRIVDAYEKYDDGQQAANGYKRK; from the coding sequence ATGACTCAGACATCGACAGCCCACATCCCCGCGCCGGGGCAGGCGCGAGCGCACTTCACCGTACCGGCGACACACCCGATGGTGACGGTGCTCGGCTCGGGCGACGCCCTGTTGCGCGTGATCGAGAAGGCCTTCCCGAAGGCCGACATCCATGTTCGGGGCAATCAGGTCAGTGCGATCGGCGAGGCGGCGGAAGTCGCCCTGATCCAGCGACTGTTCGACGAGATGATGCTGGTGCTCCGCACCGGGCAGCCGATGACGGAGGACGCAGTGGAACGCTCGATCGCCATGCTCAAGGCGAGCGCGAACGGCAACGGGGACGGGCCCGAGACGCCCGCCGAGGTGCTCACCCAGAACATCCTCTCCAGCCGCGGCCGCACCATCCGCCCCAAGACCCTCAACCAGAAGCGGTACGTCGACGCGATCGACAAGAACACGATCGTCTTCGGCATCGGCCCCGCCGGTACCGGAAAGACCTACCTCGCCATGGCCAAGGCGGTCCAGGCCCTGCAGTCCAAGCAGGTCAGCCGGATCATCCTGACCCGGCCCGCCGTCGAGGCGGGGGAGCGGCTCGGCTTCCTGCCGGGCACCCTCTTCGACAAGATCGACCCGTACCTGCGCCCGCTCTACGACGCGCTGCACGACATGCTCGACCCCGACTCGATCCCGCGGCTGATGGCGGCGGGCACGATCGAGGTCGCGCCGCTGGCCTACATGCGCGGCCGCACGCTGAACGACGCGTTCGTGGTCCTCGACGAGGCCCAGAACACGACCACCGAGCAGATGAAGATGTTCCTGACCCGGCTCGGCTTCGACTCGAAGATCGTGATCACCGGTGACATCACCCAGATCGACCTGCCCGGCGGGGCCAGGAGCGGTCTGCGCCAGGTCCAGGAAATCCTCGACGGGGTACCGGACATCCACTTCTCGAGGCTCACCTCCGAGGATGTCGTCCGGCACAAGCTGGTCGGCCGTATCGTCGACGCGTACGAGAAGTACGACGACGGCCAGCAGGCCGCCAACGGCTACAAGCGGAAGTAG
- a CDS encoding WxL domain-containing protein: MAALAATAGGALGAPAAAEGETPPGQVDFPTQCLAPQEAGIPPADGQTTARITVDDPAPRVGDTVTVTYQVVRTPALNPLGGELPADTLTPTGRIVLAGAQSGEVTVVGAKRNDPVPAGAPLPVATMTGTFTVTAPGEITLAPGAYTLHTAHLLGLDTSCTAAAPAAAPVSARLTAAELPTANLRSVFLAAAHGKPGAKVRVTAAGFPPGAAVTVAGRAGAAETADRVSATADGLGTAAVELPVTDRATTAVVAYQGAAWSARQGSGPAAYTVVDAAPPASGTQKVTATVEPGALGMTQAGEAITLGAVPYGDGGAAPGRIGTVTVTDARGGPAGWSLTGKVTDFTGPGGIRIPGASLSWTPSCVAASGSQSRCTPGSAGVVGPEGALLASTPDAPLVGGTFTIDAAVTLHVPPYTPPGAYTAVLTLTLS; the protein is encoded by the coding sequence ATGGCCGCACTCGCGGCCACGGCCGGGGGCGCCCTCGGCGCACCCGCCGCGGCAGAGGGCGAGACGCCCCCCGGACAGGTGGACTTCCCCACACAGTGCCTGGCGCCCCAGGAAGCCGGAATCCCGCCCGCCGACGGGCAGACCACCGCCCGGATCACCGTGGACGACCCGGCACCCCGGGTCGGCGACACCGTCACCGTGACCTACCAGGTGGTCAGGACCCCGGCCCTGAACCCGCTCGGCGGCGAACTCCCCGCCGACACGCTCACCCCGACCGGCCGGATCGTCCTGGCGGGCGCCCAGAGCGGCGAGGTCACCGTCGTCGGCGCCAAGCGCAACGACCCCGTCCCGGCCGGCGCGCCCCTCCCCGTCGCCACCATGACCGGCACCTTCACCGTCACCGCGCCCGGCGAGATCACCCTGGCCCCGGGCGCCTACACCCTGCACACCGCCCACCTGCTCGGCCTCGACACCTCCTGCACCGCCGCCGCCCCGGCCGCCGCACCCGTCTCCGCCCGCCTCACCGCCGCCGAACTGCCCACGGCCAACCTGCGCAGCGTCTTCCTCGCCGCCGCCCACGGAAAGCCCGGAGCCAAGGTCCGGGTCACCGCCGCCGGCTTCCCCCCGGGCGCCGCCGTGACCGTCGCCGGGCGAGCGGGCGCCGCCGAGACCGCCGACCGGGTGAGCGCCACCGCCGACGGCCTGGGCACGGCCGCCGTGGAGCTGCCGGTCACGGACCGGGCCACCACCGCTGTGGTCGCCTACCAGGGCGCGGCCTGGTCCGCGCGGCAGGGCTCCGGCCCGGCCGCGTACACGGTCGTCGACGCCGCCCCGCCGGCGTCCGGCACCCAGAAGGTCACCGCCACCGTCGAGCCGGGCGCGCTCGGCATGACCCAGGCGGGCGAGGCCATCACCCTCGGCGCGGTCCCGTACGGCGACGGAGGCGCCGCCCCCGGCCGGATCGGCACCGTGACCGTCACCGACGCCCGCGGCGGCCCGGCCGGCTGGTCCCTGACCGGCAAGGTCACCGACTTCACCGGACCGGGCGGGATCCGCATCCCGGGCGCGTCCCTGTCCTGGACCCCGTCGTGCGTGGCGGCCTCCGGCAGCCAGAGCCGCTGTACGCCGGGCAGTGCGGGCGTCGTCGGCCCGGAAGGCGCCCTCCTGGCCTCCACCCCGGACGCCCCGCTGGTCGGCGGCACCTTCACGATCGACGCCGCCGTCACCCTGCACGTGCCGCCGTACACCCCGCCGGGCGCCTACACGGCGGTCCTCACGCTGACCTTGTCGTGA
- a CDS encoding class I SAM-dependent methyltransferase, giving the protein MPEHDHAHAHENAHENENAPVAGGAEFWDGRYSESTRIWSGNPNALLVREAEDLAPGRALDLGCGEGADTVWLARRGWRVTATDISKVALGRAAEHAADAGVAELVDWQQHDFSQSFPEGEFDLVSACFLHSYGDFPRERILRRAAAAVAPGGTLLVVGHAGGPSWNPEALADIHFPTPEEVLAQLELPEGGWEVLTAAEHVQAMTDPEGRPGTRPDNALKVRRLV; this is encoded by the coding sequence ATGCCCGAGCACGACCACGCGCACGCGCACGAGAACGCGCACGAGAACGAGAACGCCCCCGTCGCCGGCGGCGCGGAGTTCTGGGACGGGCGCTACAGCGAGAGCACGCGCATCTGGAGCGGCAACCCGAACGCCCTCCTGGTCCGCGAGGCCGAGGACCTCGCCCCCGGCCGGGCGCTCGACCTCGGCTGCGGGGAGGGCGCCGACACCGTCTGGCTGGCCCGTCGCGGGTGGCGGGTCACCGCCACCGACATCTCGAAGGTGGCCCTCGGCCGGGCGGCCGAGCACGCCGCCGACGCCGGGGTCGCCGAGCTCGTCGACTGGCAGCAGCACGACTTCTCGCAGTCGTTCCCCGAGGGGGAGTTCGACCTCGTCTCGGCGTGCTTCCTGCACAGCTACGGGGACTTCCCGCGCGAGCGGATCCTGCGCCGGGCCGCCGCCGCGGTGGCACCCGGCGGGACCCTCCTCGTGGTGGGCCACGCGGGAGGGCCGTCGTGGAACCCGGAGGCCCTCGCGGACATCCACTTCCCGACCCCGGAGGAGGTCCTCGCGCAGCTGGAACTGCCGGAGGGCGGCTGGGAGGTCCTGACCGCGGCGGAGCACGTCCAGGCCATGACCGACCCCGAGGGCCGGCCCGGGACCCGCCCCGACAACGCGCTGAAGGTCCGGCGCCTCGTCTAG
- a CDS encoding MFS transporter has product MTQTAPAPGTLPAPSPRRAGRVHRAWYVAAVAFVTIIGAAGFASLPGLLIEPLHEEFDWSRGTIGVAVSVNLALYGITAPFAAALMDRFGIRRVVAVALTVIAGGAVATVWMTEPWQLVLCWGVLVGLGSGSMALAFAATVTGRWFTARRGLVTGILTAAGASGQLVFLPLLAWLVDRHGWRPATVTVAVAALAVVPFVWLLLRDHPADVGLAPYGGTYAPKPAPAAGAAGRALKVLADAARTGPFWLLAGTFAICGASTNGLVRTHFVPAAHDHGMPVTAAAGLLAVIGVFDVVGTIASGWFTDRFESRRLLAVYYALRGVSLLFLPILLAPSVRPPLVFFIVFYGLDWVATVPPTIALCREHYGDDGAIVFGWVLASHQIGAAVVAFLGGLARDLTGSYDVVWYASGGLCAMAALMAMVIRRR; this is encoded by the coding sequence GTGACCCAGACAGCCCCCGCCCCCGGCACCCTTCCCGCCCCCTCCCCGCGGAGGGCCGGACGCGTCCACCGCGCCTGGTACGTCGCCGCCGTCGCCTTCGTGACGATCATCGGCGCCGCCGGTTTCGCCTCCCTGCCCGGACTGCTCATCGAGCCGCTGCACGAGGAGTTCGACTGGTCGCGCGGCACCATCGGGGTGGCCGTCTCCGTGAACCTGGCCCTCTACGGGATCACCGCGCCCTTCGCCGCGGCGCTGATGGACCGGTTCGGCATCCGCCGGGTCGTGGCGGTGGCCCTGACCGTCATCGCGGGCGGTGCGGTGGCCACGGTGTGGATGACCGAGCCCTGGCAGCTGGTGCTGTGCTGGGGCGTCCTGGTGGGGCTGGGCAGCGGCTCGATGGCCCTTGCCTTCGCCGCGACGGTGACGGGCCGCTGGTTCACCGCCCGGCGCGGCCTGGTCACCGGCATCCTGACCGCCGCCGGGGCCTCGGGGCAGCTGGTCTTCCTGCCGCTGCTGGCGTGGCTGGTGGACCGCCACGGCTGGCGCCCGGCGACGGTGACGGTCGCCGTGGCCGCGCTGGCCGTCGTGCCGTTCGTCTGGCTGCTGCTGCGCGACCACCCCGCGGACGTGGGGCTCGCGCCGTACGGCGGCACCTACGCGCCCAAGCCCGCCCCGGCCGCGGGTGCGGCCGGGCGGGCGCTGAAGGTCCTCGCCGACGCGGCCCGGACCGGCCCGTTCTGGCTCCTCGCGGGCACCTTCGCGATCTGCGGGGCCTCGACGAACGGGCTGGTGCGGACGCACTTCGTGCCGGCGGCGCACGACCACGGCATGCCGGTGACGGCGGCCGCCGGGCTGCTGGCGGTGATCGGCGTCTTCGACGTGGTCGGCACGATCGCCTCGGGCTGGTTCACGGACCGCTTCGAGTCCCGGCGGCTGCTGGCCGTCTACTACGCCCTGCGCGGGGTGTCGCTGCTGTTCCTGCCGATCCTGCTGGCGCCGTCGGTGCGGCCGCCGCTGGTCTTCTTCATCGTCTTCTACGGCCTGGACTGGGTCGCGACCGTCCCCCCGACGATCGCCCTGTGCCGCGAGCACTACGGGGACGACGGCGCGATCGTCTTCGGCTGGGTGCTCGCCTCGCACCAGATCGGTGCGGCGGTGGTGGCCTTCCTGGGCGGCCTGGCCCGGGACCTCACGGGCTCGTACGACGTGGTCTGGTACGCCTCGGGCGGCCTGTGCGCGATGGCGGCCCTGATGGCGATGGTCATCCGCCGCCGTTAG
- a CDS encoding hemolysin family protein, with the protein MSAPQLITGAVLLVVVAWFAACAESGIARISIFRAEQAVREGRRGSEKLAQVAGDPTRYLNVALLVRVTCEMAAGVLVTYVCLDEFGENWTALLVAIAVMVLVSFVAVGVSPRTIGRQHPLNTATAAAYVLVPLARIMGPIPQLLILIGNALTPGKGFRKGPFASEAELRAMVDLAEKESLIEDDERRMVHQVFELGDTLVREVMVPRTDLVCIERYKTVRQATTLALRSGFSRIPVTGENEDDIVGIVYLKDLVRKTHVNRESEADLVSTAMRPAVFVPDTKNAGDLLREMQQVRNHVAVVIDEYGGTAGIVTIEDILEEIVGEITDEYDRELPPVEDLGEDRYRVTARLDITDLGELFKVEAFDDEDVETVGGLLAKALGRVPIAGASALVELPDGRPLRLTAESPAGRRNKIVTVLVEPVAAAEAAGEEGE; encoded by the coding sequence GTGAGCGCCCCGCAACTGATCACCGGCGCGGTGCTGCTGGTGGTCGTGGCCTGGTTCGCGGCGTGCGCGGAGTCGGGCATCGCCCGCATCTCGATCTTCCGCGCCGAGCAGGCCGTACGGGAGGGCAGGCGCGGCAGCGAGAAGCTCGCCCAGGTCGCCGGCGACCCCACCCGCTACCTCAACGTGGCGCTGCTGGTCCGGGTCACCTGCGAGATGGCGGCCGGGGTCCTCGTCACCTACGTCTGCCTCGACGAGTTCGGCGAGAACTGGACCGCGCTGCTCGTGGCAATCGCCGTGATGGTGCTGGTCTCCTTCGTCGCCGTGGGCGTCTCCCCGCGTACGATCGGCCGCCAGCACCCGCTGAACACGGCGACGGCGGCCGCGTACGTCCTCGTACCGCTCGCCAGGATCATGGGGCCGATCCCGCAGCTGCTGATCCTCATCGGCAACGCCCTCACCCCCGGGAAGGGCTTCCGCAAGGGCCCCTTCGCCTCCGAGGCCGAGCTGCGGGCGATGGTCGACCTCGCCGAGAAGGAATCGCTCATCGAGGACGACGAGCGCCGGATGGTGCACCAGGTCTTCGAGCTCGGCGACACCCTCGTGCGCGAGGTGATGGTGCCGCGCACCGACCTGGTCTGCATCGAGCGCTACAAGACGGTCCGCCAGGCGACCACGCTCGCCCTGCGGTCCGGTTTCTCGCGCATCCCGGTCACCGGGGAGAACGAGGACGACATCGTCGGGATCGTCTACCTGAAGGACCTCGTCCGCAAGACGCACGTCAACCGGGAGTCCGAGGCCGACCTGGTGTCGACGGCGATGCGGCCGGCCGTCTTCGTGCCGGACACCAAGAACGCGGGCGATCTGCTGCGCGAGATGCAGCAGGTGCGCAACCACGTGGCCGTCGTGATCGACGAGTACGGCGGCACGGCCGGCATCGTCACCATCGAGGACATCCTCGAGGAGATCGTCGGCGAGATCACGGACGAGTACGACCGGGAGCTCCCGCCGGTCGAGGACCTGGGCGAGGACCGCTACCGGGTCACGGCGCGCCTGGACATCACCGACCTCGGTGAGCTGTTCAAGGTCGAGGCCTTCGACGACGAGGACGTCGAGACGGTCGGCGGACTGCTGGCGAAGGCGCTGGGCCGGGTGCCGATCGCGGGCGCCTCGGCGCTGGTGGAACTGCCCGACGGGCGTCCGCTGCGGCTGACGGCCGAGTCGCCGGCGGGCCGGCGGAACAAGATCGTGACGGTGCTGGTCGAACCGGTGGCCGCGGCGGAGGCCGCGGGGGAGGAGGGGGAATGA
- the ybeY gene encoding rRNA maturation RNase YbeY — MSIDVNNESGTEVDEQAILDIARYALARMRIHPLSELSVIVIDEDAMEQLHIQWMDLPGPTDVMSFPMDELRPPGKDEEEPPQGLLGDIVLCPEVAKKQGEEAPTQHSMDEELQLLTVHGVLHLLGYDHEEPDEKAEMFGLQAAIVDGWRGERGLTGPSPAPTVS, encoded by the coding sequence ATGTCGATCGACGTCAACAACGAGTCCGGAACCGAGGTCGACGAGCAGGCGATCCTCGACATCGCCCGTTACGCGCTCGCCCGGATGCGGATCCACCCGCTCTCGGAGCTCTCCGTCATCGTCATCGACGAGGACGCGATGGAGCAGCTCCACATCCAGTGGATGGACCTGCCCGGCCCGACCGACGTCATGTCCTTCCCGATGGACGAGCTCCGTCCGCCGGGGAAGGACGAAGAGGAGCCCCCGCAGGGGCTCCTCGGCGACATCGTGCTCTGCCCCGAGGTCGCGAAGAAGCAGGGCGAGGAAGCCCCGACGCAGCACTCCATGGACGAGGAGCTCCAGCTCCTGACCGTCCACGGGGTGCTGCACCTGCTCGGGTACGACCACGAGGAGCCGGACGAGAAGGCCGAGATGTTCGGCCTCCAGGCGGCCATCGTGGACGGCTGGCGCGGTGAGCGCGGGCTGACCGGCCCGTCCCCGGCTCCCACCGTCTCGTGA
- the era gene encoding GTPase Era, producing MARMSDRSPESTAPHRAGFACFVGRPNAGKSTLTNALVGTKVAITSNRPQTTRHTVRGIVHRPDAQLVLVDTPGLHKPRTLLGERLNDIVRTTWAEVDVIGFCLPADQKLGPGDKFIAKELAGIKKTPKIAIITKTDLVESKVVGEQLIAVHQLAEELGFEWAEIVPVSAVGDSQVQLLADLIAPLLPESPPLYPEGDLTDEPEMVMVAELIREAALEGVRDELPHSIAVVVEEMIPRENRPADRPLLDIHANVYIERPSQKGIIIGPKGSRLKEVGMKSRKHIEALLGTPVFLDLHVKVAKDWQRDPKQLRKLGF from the coding sequence ATGGCCCGTATGAGCGATCGTTCCCCCGAGTCCACCGCCCCGCACCGTGCGGGCTTCGCCTGCTTCGTCGGCCGTCCCAACGCCGGCAAGTCGACCCTCACCAACGCACTCGTGGGCACCAAGGTCGCGATCACCTCCAACCGGCCGCAGACCACCCGCCACACCGTCCGCGGCATCGTGCACCGCCCCGACGCGCAGCTCGTCCTCGTCGACACGCCCGGTCTGCACAAGCCGCGCACCCTGCTCGGCGAGCGCCTCAACGACATCGTGCGCACCACCTGGGCCGAGGTCGACGTCATCGGCTTCTGCCTGCCGGCCGACCAGAAGCTCGGCCCCGGCGACAAGTTCATCGCCAAGGAGCTCGCGGGGATCAAGAAGACCCCCAAGATCGCCATCATCACCAAGACCGACCTCGTCGAGTCGAAGGTGGTGGGCGAGCAGCTCATCGCCGTCCACCAGCTCGCCGAGGAGCTGGGCTTCGAGTGGGCCGAGATCGTCCCCGTCTCGGCGGTCGGCGACAGCCAGGTCCAGCTGCTGGCCGACCTGATCGCGCCCCTGCTGCCGGAGAGCCCGCCGCTCTACCCCGAGGGCGACCTCACCGACGAGCCCGAGATGGTCATGGTCGCGGAGCTGATCCGCGAGGCCGCGCTGGAAGGCGTACGGGACGAGCTGCCGCACTCCATCGCCGTGGTCGTCGAGGAGATGATCCCGCGCGAGAACCGTCCGGCGGACCGCCCGCTGCTCGACATCCACGCCAACGTCTACATCGAGCGGCCGAGCCAGAAGGGCATCATCATCGGCCCGAAGGGCTCCCGCCTGAAGGAGGTCGGGATGAAGTCGCGCAAGCACATCGAGGCGCTGCTCGGGACCCCCGTCTTCCTCGACCTCCACGTGAAGGTCGCCAAGGACTGGCAGCGGGACCCCAAGCAGCTGCGCAAGCTCGGCTTCTGA
- a CDS encoding MmcQ/YjbR family DNA-binding protein, which yields MTPAQLREFCLGFNAAVEEFPFTPETSVFKVKGKMFALSALDAEPLKVNLKCEPELAVRLREEHEAIAPGYHMNKRHWNTVTVGGIPDAMLRELVEDSYDLVVAGLPRAERLKLDRP from the coding sequence ATGACCCCGGCGCAGTTGCGGGAGTTCTGCCTGGGCTTCAACGCGGCGGTGGAGGAGTTCCCCTTCACCCCGGAGACCTCGGTGTTCAAGGTGAAGGGGAAGATGTTCGCGCTCAGCGCGCTGGATGCCGAGCCGCTGAAGGTCAACCTCAAGTGCGAGCCGGAGCTGGCGGTACGGCTGCGCGAGGAGCACGAGGCGATCGCGCCGGGCTATCACATGAACAAGCGGCACTGGAACACGGTGACCGTTGGCGGGATCCCCGACGCGATGCTGCGCGAGCTCGTCGAGGACTCCTACGACCTGGTGGTGGCGGGGCTGCCGCGGGCGGAGCGGCTGAAGCTCGACCGGCCCTGA